One Leifsonia shinshuensis DNA window includes the following coding sequences:
- a CDS encoding potassium-transporting ATPase subunit F: MIVVTLIAALLGVAAIGYLVVALVKPERF; this comes from the coding sequence GTGATCGTCGTCACCCTGATCGCCGCGCTGCTCGGCGTCGCGGCGATCGGCTACCTGGTCGTCGCCCTGGTCAAGCCGGAGCGGTTCTGA
- a CDS encoding SPOR domain-containing protein: MTGENDYGIQQGAEDKYWYNMKTGQVEQGFLSPAPDRVGPFDTRVEAEHALEKLRENSAKWAEEDAEEGR, encoded by the coding sequence ATGACCGGCGAGAACGACTACGGGATCCAGCAGGGTGCCGAGGACAAGTACTGGTACAACATGAAGACCGGCCAGGTCGAGCAGGGTTTCCTCTCGCCCGCCCCGGACCGCGTCGGCCCGTTCGACACCCGCGTGGAGGCCGAGCACGCGCTCGAGAAGCTCCGCGAGAACAGCGCCAAGTGGGCCGAGGAGGACGCGGAGGAGGGCCGGTAG
- a CDS encoding DUF6194 family protein, with the protein MTMERVLAEVRDFDGVLELAPEPGSEYPEISWGDHYFYYAPDGVVPINRQPYATIVTKDYPDDAGSRLDDPDRWRLNIHVGPKAAAELVDGAMGGSDAADVFLPHPLYGDYGWVCVVNPGAATLDRALAALRDAHDDDRRRVERRRSASGENA; encoded by the coding sequence ATGACGATGGAGCGCGTGCTCGCCGAGGTCAGGGACTTCGACGGCGTGCTGGAACTCGCGCCGGAGCCCGGCAGTGAGTACCCCGAGATCTCCTGGGGCGACCACTACTTCTACTACGCGCCGGACGGCGTCGTGCCGATTAACCGGCAGCCGTACGCGACCATCGTGACGAAGGACTACCCGGACGACGCGGGTTCGCGGCTGGACGATCCCGACCGCTGGCGGCTCAACATCCACGTCGGGCCGAAGGCGGCAGCCGAGCTGGTCGACGGGGCGATGGGCGGCTCTGACGCCGCAGACGTCTTCCTCCCGCATCCCCTCTACGGCGACTACGGCTGGGTCTGCGTCGTGAATCCCGGTGCTGCGACGCTCGATCGCGCGCTGGCGGCTCTTCGCGACGCGCACGACGACGACCGTCGGCGCGTCGAGCGCCGCCGGTCGGCTTCCGGGGAGAACGCCTAG
- a CDS encoding TetR/AcrR family transcriptional regulator: protein MDSKATAPQSAPPQRRRGEALEHALLEAAWAELDANGYANLTMEAVAARAGTSRPVLSRRWPTRSDLALAAIRHHFDADPIDLPDHGNLRDDLLDYLRQANDRRSQLVGPLMLRFSGIVSDSDGGLAGLREQLIGGRPTMLDALLDRAGERGELDRSSLPPIVAQLPFTLLRHELLMRMAPADDDTIVAIVDDVFLPLVSRTAGSGTATPRRRGVDSSP, encoded by the coding sequence ATGGACTCTAAAGCGACAGCCCCGCAGTCCGCCCCGCCGCAGCGCCGCCGCGGCGAAGCGCTGGAGCACGCCCTCCTGGAGGCGGCGTGGGCCGAGCTCGACGCCAACGGCTACGCGAACCTGACGATGGAGGCCGTTGCCGCCCGCGCCGGCACCAGCCGGCCGGTGCTCTCCCGGCGCTGGCCCACCCGCAGCGACCTCGCCCTCGCCGCGATCCGGCACCACTTCGACGCCGACCCGATCGACCTCCCCGACCACGGCAACCTCCGGGACGACCTGCTCGACTACCTGCGTCAGGCGAACGACCGGCGCAGCCAGCTCGTCGGCCCGCTGATGCTGCGGTTCAGCGGGATCGTCTCCGACAGCGACGGCGGCCTCGCGGGCTTGCGCGAACAGCTCATCGGCGGCCGGCCTACGATGCTCGACGCCCTCCTCGACCGGGCCGGCGAGCGCGGAGAGCTCGACCGGTCGTCGCTTCCTCCCATCGTGGCCCAGCTCCCCTTCACCCTGCTTCGGCACGAACTGCTCATGCGGATGGCGCCGGCCGACGACGACACGATCGTAGCGATCGTCGACGACGTCTTCCTGCCCCTCGTCTCGCGCACCGCTGGGTCGGGCACTGCGACTCCGCGGCGCCGCGGGGTAGATTCGAGTCCATGA
- a CDS encoding MDR family MFS transporter, with product MADKLDRTVVRTATALVVGALAVVFDTTILSVALHTLATDLHTTVAQIQWVTTGYLLALAATVPLSAWCLARFGGKRVWMAALAIFLAGSILSGLAWNAESLIAFRVFQGVGGGLMLPVMTTMVMEVAGGRQLGRVSAVIGLPAMAGPVLGPVLGGLILALGDWRWIFWVNIPFSVAGLLLAWRMLPADRGRDPKRRLDLVGVLLLVPGLAGLLLGLSDSVLIGGFGRLDAWLPLVAGAALVAAFVWWALRQRGAALVDVRLLRVRSVWSASTLLFLSSVALYGAMLLLPLFFQQVRGTDALGAGLLLVPQGLGTLACRPLAGRLIDRVGARWIALAGFAIVAVSTVPFALSPASAADPLLLVALFIRGFGLGAITMPLMVASYQGLAGEQIAHSSILTRTAQQLGGSFGTALFAVLLQAAVEGGASLSGAFDLAFWVASGATLLGVGISFVLPSAKAVQAQATAPAAPTPAAVTAASGSPRPAP from the coding sequence ATGGCGGACAAGCTCGACAGGACGGTCGTGCGGACGGCGACGGCGCTCGTCGTCGGAGCCCTGGCCGTCGTCTTCGACACGACCATCCTGAGCGTCGCCCTGCACACGCTCGCCACGGACCTGCACACGACCGTCGCCCAGATCCAGTGGGTCACCACCGGGTACCTGCTGGCGCTCGCCGCGACGGTCCCGCTCTCCGCCTGGTGCCTCGCCCGATTCGGCGGCAAGCGGGTCTGGATGGCGGCGCTCGCGATCTTCCTGGCCGGGTCGATCCTCTCCGGGCTCGCCTGGAACGCGGAGTCGCTCATCGCCTTCCGCGTCTTCCAGGGCGTCGGCGGCGGCCTCATGCTGCCCGTGATGACCACGATGGTGATGGAGGTCGCCGGCGGCAGGCAGCTCGGCCGCGTCTCCGCTGTCATCGGCCTGCCCGCGATGGCCGGACCCGTGCTCGGCCCGGTGCTCGGCGGCCTCATCCTCGCGCTCGGGGACTGGCGCTGGATCTTCTGGGTCAACATCCCGTTCTCGGTCGCCGGCCTCCTGCTGGCGTGGCGGATGCTGCCTGCCGACCGCGGGCGCGACCCGAAGCGCCGGCTCGACCTCGTCGGCGTGCTGCTGCTCGTGCCCGGGCTCGCCGGCCTGCTGCTCGGCCTGTCGGACTCGGTCCTGATCGGCGGGTTCGGGCGGCTGGACGCCTGGCTCCCGCTCGTCGCGGGCGCGGCGCTCGTCGCGGCCTTCGTCTGGTGGGCGCTGCGGCAGCGCGGCGCCGCCCTGGTGGACGTGCGGCTGCTGCGCGTGCGCTCGGTCTGGTCGGCGTCGACGCTGCTGTTCCTCTCCAGCGTCGCGCTCTACGGGGCGATGCTGCTGCTGCCGCTGTTCTTCCAGCAGGTGCGCGGAACCGACGCGCTCGGCGCCGGCCTCCTGCTCGTGCCGCAGGGGCTCGGGACGCTCGCCTGCCGTCCGCTCGCCGGGCGGCTGATCGACCGGGTCGGGGCGCGCTGGATCGCGCTGGCCGGCTTCGCGATCGTCGCGGTCTCGACGGTCCCGTTCGCGCTGAGCCCGGCCTCCGCGGCCGATCCGCTGCTGCTCGTCGCGCTTTTCATCCGCGGATTCGGCCTGGGCGCCATCACCATGCCGCTCATGGTCGCGTCGTACCAGGGACTGGCGGGGGAGCAGATCGCCCACTCCAGCATCCTGACCCGCACGGCCCAGCAGCTCGGCGGCTCGTTCGGCACCGCGCTGTTCGCGGTGCTGCTGCAGGCGGCCGTGGAGGGCGGCGCGAGCCTGAGCGGCGCGTTCGACCTGGCGTTCTGGGTCGCGTCGGGGGCGACGCTGCTCGGCGTCGGCATCTCGTTCGTGCTGCCGTCGGCGAAGGCGGTGCAAGCTCAGGCGACGGCGCCTGCAGCACCGACGCCCGCTGCCGTCACGGCAGCGTCAGGATCTCCGCGCCCCGCTCCGTGA
- the map gene encoding type I methionyl aminopeptidase: MPKDSAGHLVPGRVTAMRSVPSRIPRPEYVGKPGPTLSDRGDVYSPAEVELIRESGRIAARAIERVGQAVRPGITTEELDAIGHEFLIEHDAYPSTLGYRGYPKSICSSVNEVVCHGIPDDTVLADGDIVNIDITAYKNGFHGDSNQTFIVGTASQEVTLLVERTKEALNRGIKAVAPGREVNVIGRAIESYAKRFGYGVVRDFTGHGVGATFHSGLIIPHYDSAPAFDDVMEVGMVFTIEPMLTLGTSEWDMWADDWTVVTRDRSITAQFEHTLVVTERGAEILTLP, from the coding sequence ATGCCCAAGGATTCCGCCGGTCACCTGGTCCCGGGACGCGTCACCGCGATGCGCTCCGTCCCGTCGCGCATCCCGCGGCCGGAGTACGTCGGCAAGCCCGGCCCCACGCTGTCGGACCGCGGCGACGTCTACTCCCCGGCAGAGGTCGAGCTGATCCGGGAGTCCGGGCGGATCGCCGCGCGGGCGATCGAGCGGGTGGGCCAGGCCGTGCGTCCCGGCATCACCACCGAGGAGCTCGACGCGATCGGCCACGAGTTCCTGATCGAGCACGACGCCTACCCGTCCACGCTCGGCTACCGCGGCTACCCCAAGTCGATCTGCAGCTCGGTCAACGAGGTCGTCTGCCACGGCATCCCGGACGACACCGTGCTCGCGGACGGCGACATCGTCAACATCGACATCACCGCCTATAAGAACGGCTTCCACGGCGACAGCAACCAGACCTTCATCGTCGGAACGGCGTCGCAGGAGGTCACCCTCCTGGTCGAGCGGACGAAGGAGGCGCTGAACCGCGGCATCAAGGCGGTCGCGCCCGGCCGCGAGGTCAACGTGATCGGCCGCGCGATCGAGTCCTACGCCAAGCGCTTCGGCTACGGGGTGGTGCGCGACTTCACCGGGCACGGAGTCGGCGCCACCTTCCACTCCGGGCTGATCATCCCGCACTACGACTCCGCACCCGCATTCGACGACGTGATGGAGGTCGGGATGGTGTTCACCATCGAGCCGATGCTCACGCTCGGGACGAGCGAGTGGGACATGTGGGCCGACGACTGGACCGTCGTCACCCGCGACCGCAGCATCACGGCGCAGTTCGAGCACACGCTCGTCGTCACGGAGCGGGGCGCGGAGATCCTGACGCTGCCGTGA
- the ppgK gene encoding polyphosphate--glucose phosphotransferase: MSAQNHAIGIDVGGTGIKGALVDLDSGELVSDRIKLPTPEGGKPDDIIETTAEIVKQLASEQPDAPVGVCFPAIVSHGVTLSAANVSKKWIGLHAEELFEKALGRNIHFVNDADAAGYAETRFGAAKGTDGLIIMTTLGTGIGSALIYDGVLIPNAELGHLEIEGHDAESRAAYSAKEREDLSWEKWAKRLQKYYSTLEFLFTPDLFIVGGGVSKNYTEFLPLLDLKTMIVPATHRNNAGILGAAALAVRSERRNAGARGRSAEVGVSPDN; encoded by the coding sequence ATGAGCGCGCAGAACCACGCAATCGGAATCGACGTCGGCGGTACGGGCATCAAGGGGGCGCTGGTCGACCTGGACAGCGGTGAGCTGGTCAGCGACCGGATCAAGCTTCCGACGCCGGAGGGCGGCAAGCCGGACGACATCATCGAGACCACCGCGGAGATCGTGAAGCAACTGGCCTCCGAGCAGCCGGATGCGCCGGTCGGCGTGTGCTTCCCCGCCATCGTCAGCCACGGCGTCACCCTGTCGGCGGCCAACGTGTCCAAGAAGTGGATCGGGCTGCACGCCGAGGAGCTGTTCGAGAAGGCGCTGGGCCGCAACATCCACTTCGTGAACGACGCCGACGCCGCCGGCTATGCGGAGACCCGGTTCGGCGCCGCGAAGGGCACGGACGGCCTCATCATCATGACGACGCTCGGCACCGGCATCGGCTCGGCGCTCATCTACGACGGCGTGCTGATCCCGAACGCGGAGCTCGGCCACCTGGAGATCGAGGGTCACGACGCGGAGTCGCGCGCGGCCTACTCGGCGAAGGAGCGCGAAGACCTCTCCTGGGAGAAGTGGGCGAAGCGCCTGCAGAAGTACTACTCGACGCTGGAGTTCCTGTTCACCCCCGACCTGTTCATCGTCGGCGGGGGCGTGTCCAAGAACTACACCGAGTTCCTGCCGCTGCTCGACCTGAAGACGATGATCGTCCCGGCGACGCACCGCAACAACGCGGGCATCCTCGGAGCCGCGGCCCTCGCGGTGCGCAGCGAGCGCCGCAACGCCGGAGCCCGCGGCCGGTCGGCGGAGGTCGGGGTCAGCCCCGACAACTAG
- the panB gene encoding 3-methyl-2-oxobutanoate hydroxymethyltransferase, with product MSEQSPVPSVHPATPSMESLKRVRTRHFQSAKEAGEPFTGLTSYDMLTAQIFDEAGIDFLLVGDSAGNNVLGYDTTLPVTVDDLIPLTRAVAKAVKRAFVVADMPFGSYETGPQEALHTAVRFMKETGAHAVKLEGGQRSAKQIRRIVDAGIPVMAHIGFTPQSEHGLGGHLVQGRGEGAEQVLADAHAVEEAGAFAVVMEMVPADVAQRVTQELRIPTIGVGAGPHVDGQLLVWTDWAGFTTGRIPRFVKQYADLKGALSEAARTYKSEVQGGVFPGPEHSF from the coding sequence ATGAGCGAGCAGTCCCCTGTGCCCTCCGTCCACCCCGCCACCCCGTCGATGGAGTCGCTGAAGCGGGTGCGGACCCGCCACTTCCAGTCGGCGAAGGAGGCGGGCGAGCCGTTCACCGGGCTGACCAGCTACGACATGCTGACCGCTCAGATCTTCGACGAGGCGGGCATCGACTTCCTGCTGGTCGGCGACTCGGCCGGCAACAACGTCCTCGGCTACGACACCACCCTCCCGGTCACGGTGGACGACCTGATCCCGCTGACCCGCGCGGTCGCGAAGGCGGTCAAGCGCGCGTTCGTCGTCGCGGACATGCCGTTCGGCTCCTACGAGACCGGGCCGCAGGAGGCGCTGCACACCGCCGTGCGCTTCATGAAGGAGACCGGCGCGCACGCGGTCAAGCTGGAGGGCGGCCAGCGCAGCGCCAAGCAGATCCGGCGGATCGTGGACGCCGGCATCCCGGTGATGGCGCACATCGGCTTCACCCCGCAGAGCGAGCACGGCCTCGGTGGCCACCTCGTGCAGGGCCGCGGCGAGGGCGCGGAGCAGGTGCTCGCCGACGCGCACGCGGTCGAGGAGGCCGGGGCCTTCGCCGTCGTGATGGAGATGGTGCCGGCGGACGTGGCCCAGCGAGTCACCCAGGAGCTGCGCATCCCGACCATCGGCGTCGGCGCCGGCCCGCACGTCGACGGCCAGCTGCTGGTCTGGACGGACTGGGCCGGGTTCACGACCGGGCGCATCCCGCGGTTCGTGAAGCAGTACGCGGACCTCAAGGGCGCGCTGTCGGAGGCGGCACGCACGTACAAGTCGGAGGTGCAGGGCGGGGTGTTCCCCGGGCCGGAGCACAGCTTCTAG